One Oryza sativa Japonica Group chromosome 8, ASM3414082v1 DNA window includes the following coding sequences:
- the LOC4344960 gene encoding probable pectinesterase/pectinesterase inhibitor 32 has translation MKQYYKAALLRYWVVVPFLLWLVATEEQLAAGAVAGAAAESSSTWGGQGQLQLPLWVRPGDRRLLGMSVAGMAVDAVVAADGTGQYTTIKQAVKAAEADTSGRRYTIHVKAGKYVEDVEIWRPNITMIGDGIGRTIISGMKSKNKNRGTACTGTLNVQKDGFIARELTVENTAGPQAMQAAAVVVKSDRAVFFRCEITGYQDTLLADVYRQFYRECVISGTIDFVWGEATAVFQMCHLLVRRPLEGSHNTITAQGRNHSEPVVARSGFVFQECNVSTKEDLRGVDTYLGRPWHPDSRVIFMSSYLDGNVVNPKGWVAWRINNATDERSTASTVYYAEYNNTGAGANVTQRVNWHGFHLLAPHEVRNFTVDSFIDGGSWLPETNVPYHLDLDLGL, from the exons ATGAAGCAGTACTACAAAGCAGCGCTGCTTCGCTACTGGGTAGTAGTCCCGTTCCTCCTGTGGCTGGTAGCCACGGAGGAGcaactcgccgccggcgccgtggccGGGGCAGCTGCCGAGTCGTCGTCGACTTGGGGCGGCCAGGGCCAGCTGCAGCTGCCTCTCTGGGTGCGACCCGGAGACCGGCGCCTCCTGGGGATGTCTGTGGCCGGCATGGCGGTGGATGCCGTCGTGGCGGCCGACGGCACCGGCCAGTACACTACCATCAAGCAAGCCGTGAAGGCAGCAGAGGCGGACACGAGCGGGCGCCGGTACACAATCCATGTGAAAGCTGGCAAGTACGTCGAAGACGTTGAGATATGGAGGCCTAATATTACCATGATAGGCGACGGGATCGGGCGTACCATAATCAGCGGCATGAAGAGCAAAAACAAGAATCGGGGGACGGCCTGTACGGGCACACTGA ACGTGCAAAAGGACGGGTTCATCGCGCGAGAGCTTACGGTGGAGAACACCGCGGGGCCGCAGGCaatgcaggcggcggcggtggtggtgaagtCGGATCGCGCCGTCTTCTTCAGGTGCGAGATAACGGGTTACCAGGACACGCTGCTGGCAGATGTTTACAGGCAGTTCTACAGGGAATGTGTTATCTCCGGGACAATTGATTTCGTGTGGGGCGAGGCGACGGCCGTCTTCCAGATGTGCCACCTCCTGGTGCGTCGCCCGTTGGAGGGCTCCCACAACACCATCACCGCGCAAGGGCGCAACCACTCCGAGCCCGTCGTCGCACGCTCGGGTTTCGTATTTCAGGAGTGCAACGTGTCGACCAAGGAGGACCTGAGGGGCGTGGACACCTACCTGGGCCGCCCCTGGCACCCGGACTCCCGCGTCATCTTCATGTCGTCCTACTTGGACGGCAACGTGGTCAATCCCAAGGGATGGGTGGCGTGGCGCATCAACAACGCCACCGACGAGCGCTCCACCGCCAGCACCGTCTACTACGCGGAGTACAACAACACTGGGGCTGGGGCCAACGTCACCCAGCGTGTTAACTGGCATGGTTTCCACCTTCTTGCACCACACGAGGTACGCAATTTCACCGTTGACAGcttcatcgacggtggcagttgGCTGCCAGAGACCAACGTCCCGTACcatctcgatctcgatctcggTCTGTAA